In Struthio camelus isolate bStrCam1 chromosome 13, bStrCam1.hap1, whole genome shotgun sequence, the following are encoded in one genomic region:
- the CDC25C gene encoding M-phase inducer phosphatase 3: MPVLVPTPTLIMFTPEEDSSGGTACPKREGNTQPKRRCQDSGVFLNAPLQRAEPPPPPRAALGDPLPLSAALNRFVRAEHAQGPTVSQKQHERPFLPQVLCSTPTFKDAMQQDSRDFESPTKESSWFKYSGWHVPQALLFQKKGPDPLTQFAPPLDTGNLQSEMKDLGSPIAVTGSHAQRILGSLSGFAELFPDEQEEMEKLVAGDLSSSMAVLLSGPLLTQDINISEVSMNRSRLYRSPSMPENLNRPVLKRIVQCQDNETPVKVKRRCSRADNEPEGGVTLKKTASLSSVDIIKILDQDNGLRQLIGDFSKVYALPTVTGQHQDLRYITPETVAALLSGQFQSLIDKFYILDCRYPYEYKGGHIKGAVNFHRQEDIFEFFLKKPLLPSMPQKRLILVFHCEFSSERGPKMCRYLREEDRAMNEYPALHYPELYVLKGGYKEFFPEYKDLCEPQSYCPMHHQDFKAELMKFRTKSKSWNVERRKRDQITRLMKLRPPGSAKE; this comes from the exons ATGCCTGTCCTCGTGCCGACACCGACACTGATCATGTTTACACCGGAGGAAGACAGCTCTGGCGGCACGGCCTGCCCCAAGCGAGAGGGGAACACTCAGCCGAAGCGGCGCTGCCAGGACAGCGGCGTATTCCTGAACGCGCCTCTCCAGAgagcagagccgccgccgccgccccgcgccgcgctcggggACCCCCTGCCTCTTTCAGCGGCCTTAAACCGCTTCGTCCGAGCCGAGCACGCGCAGGGCCCTAC AGTGTCACAGAAGCAGCATGAGAGGCCTTTCCTG CCACAGGTGCTGTGCTCTACACCAACTTTCAAAGATGCTATGCAGCAAGACAGCAGAGACTTTGAAAGCCCCACAAAG GAGAGTAGCTGGTTTAAGTACTCAGGCTGGCATGTACCTCAGGCCTTGCTGTTTCAGAAGAAAGGCCCAGACCCTCTGACTCAGTTCGCTCCTCCACTT GACACAGGGAACTTGCAGTCTGAGATGAAAGATCTCGGCAGTCCGATTGCTGTCACAGGATCTCATGCCCAGAGAATACTGGGGAGCCTGAGTGgttttgcagagctgtttcctGATGAACAAGAGGAGATGGAG AAGCTGGTAGCTGGGGATCTGTCTTCCAGCATGGCTGTCTTGCTCTCTGGACCCCTCCTCACCCAGGACATCAATATCAGTGAG GTTTCCATGAACAGAAGCCGTCTGTATCGCTCTCCTTCAATGCCAGAGAACTTGAACAGGCCAGTACTGAAACGAATAGTACAGTGCCAGGATAATGAAACTCCTGTAAAAGTGAAACGGAGGTGCAGCCGAGCTGATAACGAGCCAGAAGGG GGTGTGACCCTGAAGAAGACAGCTTCACTCTCCAGTGTGGACATCATCAAAATCCTAGATCAGGACAATGGTCTCAGACAGCTCATCGGGGACTTCTCCAAA GTGTATGCACTGCCAACTGTGACAGGACAGCACCAAGATCTGCGCTACATCACTCCAGAGACT GTGGCTGCTCTGCTCTCTGGGCAATTTCAAAGCCTGATCGACAAGTTCTACATCCTTGACTGCCGCTATCCTTATGAGTATAAGGGGGGGCACATCAAG GGGGCTGTTAACTTTCACAGGCAGGAAGACATCTTCGAATTCTTCCTGAAGAAGCCTCTCCTCCCTTCTATGCCACAGAAACGCCTGATCCTTGTGTTCCACTGTGAATTCTCCTCTGAGAGGGGCCCCAAGAT GTGCCGCTATCTTAGGGAAGAAGATCGTGCCATGAATGAGTACCCTGCGCTGCATTATCCTGAGCTGTATGTCCTGAAGGGAGGCTATAAGGAATTTTTCCCTGAGTACAAG GATCTGTGTGAACCCCAGAGCTACTGCCCAATGCACCATCAGGATTTCAAAGCAGAGCTGATGAAATTCCGCACCAAGAGCAAGTCATGGAATGTGGAGCGGAGGAAGCGTGACCAGATCACTCGCCTCATGAAACT GAGACCTCCTGGCTCTGCCAAGGAGTGA
- the GFRA3 gene encoding GDNF family receptor alpha-3, with product MTDGYFNLETSPYENPANEEHWKTDYNKLAALVSGSQLAGDATNPCLKATHVCNLSKKCVRLRTDYASICTKGAGSEDTCDRRKCHRGLRNFFEKVPEDFTKRILFCPCQDELCGERRRKTIVPDCSFQYNTKPNCLWLLDSCLEDHICKSRLADFQQNCQPTDMSPDGCSQHNHAACLQAYMGMIGTPMTPNYVSNSSVEVSLWCTCESSGNQKEKCDQILGMFESNKCLGNRQLANSHMDPKVLKYRKMQFGLKCA from the exons ATGACAGATG GTTATTTCAATTTGGAGACCTCTCCCTATGAGAATCCAGCAAATGAAGAACACTGGAAGACCGATTACAATAAACTGGCAGCTCTGGTATCAG GCTCACAGTTAGCAGGAGATGCAACAAATCCATGCCTGAAAGCAACTCATGTCTGTAATCTGAGCAAGAAGTGTGTTCGTCTGCGCACAGACTATGCCTCTATCTGCACCAAGGGAGCAGGAAGTGAAGATACATGTGATCGTCGCAAATGCCACAGAGGGCTAAGGAATTTCTTTGAGAAAGTCCCTGAGGATTTCACCAAAAGGATCCTATTCTGCCCATGTCAGGATGAACTCTGTGGGGAACGACGCCGGAAAACTATCGTCCCTGATTGTTCCTTCCAGTATAACACCAAACCAAATTGCCTGTGGCTTTTGGACTCATGTTTAGAAGACCACATCTGCAA ATCCAGACTGGCTGATTTCCAACAAAACTGCCAACCTACAGACATGTCTCCAGATGGTTGCTCTCAGCACAACCATGCTGCATGCCTGCAGGCTTACATGGGGATGATTG GCACGCCTATGACACCCAACTACGTCAGTAACTCCAGTGTGGAGGTCTCCCTGTGGTGTACATGTGAGAGCAGTGGCAACCAGAAGGAGAAGTGCGACCAGATACTCGGCATGTTTGAAAGCAACAAATGCCTTG GAAATAGACAGCTGGCAAACTCCCACATGGACCCAAAAGTCCTCAAGTACAGG AAAATGCAATTTGGTCTCAAATGCGCCTGA